One Rosa chinensis cultivar Old Blush chromosome 5, RchiOBHm-V2, whole genome shotgun sequence genomic region harbors:
- the LOC112203786 gene encoding radixin-like → MEIEKKGLEEKNKQIGETTGKREKKVDHINEKDRDVKEETDENRNSEKMETEIGKNDEEKNELQRKLERKEEELSALKKEVEEKEKEIGRINKEKGDVLEENMVLKIEKSSLNSRVKQLESIVMALTEKYESPIARPGDDNVSTPPPPPPSFLPPKSKASQDKPTDSKHSKNTKSQCGIQATQPQPTYSTASASEMTFTAPHSTDRGHQSPLQCLAQATAQIHSLTFPDVKLGTTEDACTANIA, encoded by the coding sequence AtggaaatagagaaaaagggcttggaagaaaaaaataagcaaATTGGAGAAACAactggaaaaagagaaaagaaagttgaCCACATTAATGAAAAGGATAGGGATGTGAAAGAAGAAACTGATGAAAACAGAAACAGTGAGAAGATGGAGACAGAGATAGGGAAGAACGACGAAGAGAAGAACGAATTACAGAGAAAGCTGGAGAGAAAGGAAGAAGAGCTAAGTGctttgaaaaaagaagttgaggagaaagaaaaggaaattggcAGAATAAACAAAGAGAAGGGGGATGTGTTAGAGGAAAATATGGTGTTGAAAATTGAGAAATCATCCCTGAATTCAAGAGTGAAGCAATTGGAGAGCATAGTGATGGCACTTACTGAGAAGTATGAGTCGCCAATTGCACGTCCAGGTGATGACAACGTCTCAACGCCTCCTCCCCCACCGCCTAGTTTCCTTCCGCCAAAATCAAAGGCCTCTCAGGACAAGCCAACTGATAGCAAGCACtccaaaaacacaaaatctcAATGCGGTATTCAGGCAACTCAACCACAACCTACCTACTCCACAGCAAGCGCATCTGAGATGACATTTACGGCACCTCACTCAACCGACCGAGGACATCAGTCACCACTTCAGTGCCTCGCCCAAGCAACTGCACAGATTCATTCACTAACCTTTCCTGATGTTAAATTGGGAACAACAGAAGATGCTTGCACAGCGAATATTGCTTGA